In one window of Aquipuribacter hungaricus DNA:
- a CDS encoding metal ABC transporter substrate-binding protein: MTPKTHLPVMTAGVLVVLLAACGGGATDSTSGDGSTDDGADGSAKALQVVTTVAPITSITAAVAGDRAQINGLVPEGTNSHTFDPPPSAAAVLSDADVVFINGLQLEEPTKDLAEANMKDDAVLVEIGTEVLPEEEYIYDFSFPEEDGKPNPHLWTDPTWAIRYAEVIRDTLTEADPDGEATYAENFTAFEAQATELSDALRADQESIPEGGKELLTYHDAYAYFAKTYDWTVIGAIQPENFEDPTPREVAGLIDQIEAEEVPVIFGSEVFPSAVLEEVGNATGARYEDTLRDDDLPGEPGDPEHSWLGLMRYDYVTMINGLGGEATELAALDTAPAVPDDATYPQ, translated from the coding sequence GTGACTCCCAAGACCCATCTGCCGGTGATGACCGCCGGTGTGCTCGTCGTACTTCTCGCGGCGTGCGGTGGCGGTGCGACCGACTCCACGTCCGGCGACGGCTCGACCGACGACGGCGCCGATGGCTCGGCGAAGGCGCTGCAAGTCGTGACGACGGTCGCCCCGATCACCTCGATCACGGCGGCGGTGGCCGGTGACCGGGCGCAGATCAACGGGCTCGTCCCGGAGGGCACGAACTCTCACACCTTCGACCCACCCCCCAGCGCCGCGGCCGTCCTGTCGGACGCGGACGTGGTGTTCATCAACGGGCTGCAGCTGGAGGAGCCGACGAAGGACCTCGCCGAGGCCAACATGAAGGACGACGCCGTCCTGGTCGAGATCGGCACGGAGGTCCTGCCGGAGGAGGAGTACATCTACGACTTCTCCTTCCCTGAGGAGGACGGCAAGCCGAACCCGCACCTGTGGACCGACCCGACCTGGGCCATCAGGTACGCCGAGGTCATCCGGGACACCCTCACCGAGGCCGACCCGGACGGCGAGGCGACCTACGCGGAGAACTTCACGGCGTTCGAGGCCCAGGCCACGGAGCTGTCCGACGCGCTGCGCGCGGACCAGGAGAGCATCCCCGAGGGCGGGAAGGAGCTGCTGACCTACCACGACGCCTATGCCTACTTCGCCAAGACCTACGACTGGACGGTGATCGGGGCGATCCAGCCCGAGAACTTCGAGGACCCCACCCCGCGGGAGGTAGCGGGCCTCATCGACCAGATCGAGGCCGAGGAGGTCCCCGTGATCTTCGGCTCCGAGGTGTTCCCCTCCGCCGTCCTGGAAGAGGTGGGCAACGCGACAGGCGCCCGCTACGAGGACACCCTGCGCGACGACGACCTTCCCGGTGAGCCCGGCGACCCCGAGCACTCCTGGCTCGGTCTCATGCGCTACGACTACGTCACCATGATCAACGGTCTCGGCGGGGAAGCGACGGAGCTCGCCGCCCTCGACACCGCACCGGCGGTCCCGGACGACGCGACGTACCCGCAGTGA
- a CDS encoding Fur family transcriptional regulator, with the protein MVDSGTNPQPGVQPNLEPGMPGGVTDAEPGGGINAGTVGESDVVAQIGVLLRARGERMTRPRRRVVQALAGHAGHVHAEEVVRLVAASDPTVHRASVYRTLEALTQRGVVQHVHVGHGNTAYHLLRPEGAHLHASCTRCGAVTDLPPDMLRSVAARLSRQHGFTLDPTHVALSGTCRACLSAGHRAGHSAGHSAGHSTSHSTSHSTGQ; encoded by the coding sequence GTGGTGGATTCGGGAACCAACCCGCAGCCGGGCGTGCAGCCGAACCTGGAGCCGGGCATGCCGGGCGGGGTGACAGACGCGGAGCCCGGAGGCGGCATCAACGCGGGGACGGTGGGGGAATCGGACGTGGTGGCGCAGATCGGGGTGCTGTTGCGTGCTCGGGGGGAGCGGATGACGCGGCCCCGGCGACGGGTGGTCCAGGCCCTGGCCGGTCACGCGGGACATGTCCACGCCGAGGAGGTGGTTCGCCTGGTCGCCGCGAGCGATCCGACGGTGCACCGGGCCAGCGTCTACCGCACCCTGGAGGCGCTGACCCAGCGCGGCGTCGTCCAGCACGTCCACGTCGGCCACGGCAACACCGCCTACCACCTGCTCCGGCCCGAAGGCGCCCACCTGCACGCCTCCTGCACGCGGTGCGGTGCGGTGACTGACCTACCCCCGGACATGCTCCGTTCCGTGGCGGCGCGGTTGTCCCGTCAGCACGGCTTCACCCTGGACCCTACCCACGTCGCCCTTTCCGGCACCTGCCGGGCCTGCCTCAGCGCGGGCCACCGCGCGGGCCACAGCGCGGGCCACAGCGCGGGCCACAGCACGAGCCACAGCACGAGCCACAGCACGGGCCAGTGA
- a CDS encoding IS30 family transposase, whose product MDLRWSPQQISTSLVRAYPDREEMRVSPETIYQSLFVQGRGHLRADLHRQLRAGRAERRPRTVAALGSWSKVPGAVSISERPAEAAEAAVPGHWEGDLILGSNCRSAIATLVERATRYVLLVHLPGAHDAPTVAAALAATIQTLPGHLRRSLTWDRGTELARHADITLATDMAIYFCDPHSPWQRGSNENTNGLLGQYFPKGTDLSRHPAEHLAAVAAELNGRPRKTLGWDTPADAMNRLLSDPDRPTVATTP is encoded by the coding sequence ATGGACCTGCGGTGGAGCCCGCAGCAGATCAGTACCTCGCTGGTGCGCGCCTACCCGGACCGGGAGGAGATGCGGGTGTCGCCGGAGACGATCTACCAGTCCCTGTTCGTGCAGGGCCGCGGGCACCTGCGCGCTGACCTGCACCGACAGCTCCGCGCCGGGCGCGCGGAGCGCCGCCCCCGCACCGTGGCCGCCCTCGGGTCCTGGTCAAAGGTCCCCGGCGCCGTCAGCATCAGCGAGCGGCCCGCCGAGGCCGCCGAGGCCGCCGTCCCCGGCCACTGGGAAGGTGACCTCATCCTCGGCTCGAACTGCCGCTCGGCGATCGCGACCCTGGTCGAGCGGGCCACCCGCTACGTCCTGCTGGTCCACCTGCCCGGGGCCCACGACGCCCCCACGGTCGCCGCCGCGCTCGCCGCGACGATCCAGACCCTGCCGGGCCACCTGCGCCGGTCGCTGACCTGGGACCGCGGCACCGAGCTGGCCCGCCACGCCGACATCACCCTGGCCACCGACATGGCCATCTACTTCTGCGACCCGCACAGCCCCTGGCAGCGCGGCTCGAACGAGAACACAAACGGGCTGCTGGGGCAGTACTTCCCCAAGGGCACCGACCTGTCGCGGCACCCGGCCGAGCACCTGGCCGCGGTCGCCGCAGAGCTCAACGGCCGGCCCCGGAAGACCCTGGGCTGGGACACCCCGGCCGACGCGATGAACCGCCTACTGTCAGACCCCGATCGTCCAACTGTTGCGACGACTCCCTGA
- a CDS encoding helix-turn-helix domain-containing protein, whose amino-acid sequence MDRAQGYRWRRAAGGRVPAAPREVSGRFLSLQERLRIADLHLAGHGVRGIAAALGRAPSTISRELSRGGAPSAGPGRPRPTARASRAYAPYAAHQRAAARARRPKVAKLDDPLVGAELSAT is encoded by the coding sequence GTGGACAGGGCCCAGGGCTACCGGTGGCGGCGGGCAGCGGGCGGGCGGGTCCCGGCGGCGCCGAGGGAGGTCAGCGGACGCTTCCTGAGCCTGCAGGAGCGGCTGCGCATCGCAGACCTGCACCTGGCCGGGCACGGGGTCCGCGGCATCGCCGCGGCGCTGGGGCGGGCGCCGTCCACGATCAGCCGGGAGCTCAGCCGCGGCGGCGCCCCTAGCGCTGGCCCCGGCCGGCCCCGCCCGACAGCCCGGGCCAGCCGCGCCTACGCCCCCTACGCCGCGCACCAGCGGGCCGCGGCCCGGGCCCGTCGCCCGAAGGTCGCCAAGCTCGACGACCCGCTGGTCGGGGCCGAGCTGAGCGCCACGTGA
- a CDS encoding DUF305 domain-containing protein has protein sequence MSFSSALRPRVATTAAVAALALTLTACGGSDDNAGATAAATSNMTMESTGTPMAMEPSEAPMAMESSEASVPVDAQFLTAMVPHHQSASEMAQIAVERVQDPEVKALAQRIIDTQTAEIAQMTEISTTEYGTTPPSDMMAMSHDMMGMTMTMDMAADMAMLESSATPDVTFLQMMIPHHASALMMADEEVKRGTDDEVKTLAEKIKSDQANEIGEMQQMLERLA, from the coding sequence GTGTCTTTTTCCTCCGCTCTGCGCCCCCGGGTCGCCACTACCGCCGCCGTCGCGGCTCTCGCGCTCACCCTGACCGCCTGCGGCGGCAGCGACGACAACGCTGGCGCGACCGCGGCAGCCACATCCAACATGACCATGGAATCCACCGGGACCCCTATGGCGATGGAGCCGTCCGAGGCGCCCATGGCGATGGAATCATCCGAGGCGTCCGTGCCCGTGGACGCCCAGTTCCTCACCGCGATGGTCCCGCACCACCAGTCCGCGTCCGAGATGGCGCAGATCGCCGTCGAGCGGGTACAGGACCCCGAGGTCAAGGCCCTCGCCCAGCGGATCATCGACACCCAGACCGCCGAGATCGCCCAGATGACGGAGATTTCGACCACGGAGTACGGCACCACACCGCCGTCGGACATGATGGCCATGAGCCACGACATGATGGGCATGACCATGACGATGGATATGGCCGCCGACATGGCGATGCTCGAGTCCTCCGCCACCCCCGACGTCACGTTCCTGCAGATGATGATCCCGCACCATGCGTCCGCGCTGATGATGGCGGACGAGGAGGTCAAGCGCGGCACCGACGACGAGGTCAAGACACTGGCGGAGAAGATCAAGTCCGACCAGGCCAACGAGATCGGCGAGATGCAGCAGATGCTCGAGCGCCTCGCCTGA
- a CDS encoding NADH-quinone oxidoreductase subunit N, which produces MGMAMQPSALLPEICLLVGALVTLLGGSFLPRRRQWVARLVAVVALLASSAATLVAAGDPALLVYTDTFAVDDATTAARLVVAAGTLLVIGLGVDELTGARQESETYTLLLLSALGAVVMAGAADLLVLAVGFLLASIPLYGLIGMSRTARAAEAALKTYLLGALFGITMLLGVTVLFGVGGTTTYTSLTAGLQDAPAAAVAVGVVAVLAGLMFKAGAVPGHFWVPDAAQGAGTTAAAFLTTLPKVGAVIAAYRLVEVVAGAAGTGLLVAGVAVLGMTLGNLAAFAQTDPRRLLGWSTVSQVGYLLVPVAVAGRSDLALPSLLLYLAAYAVTNLAAFAVVAALPERRTLAEYRGLGRHRPWLAGALLVSLLGLVGTPPTAVFVGKLTTASAAWDGGLPWLAVAVLVNTLLSLFYYLRWLAPVVARTDPHATAPAPRPFAEVAALLAAAASLLLGLMSGVLLSPWS; this is translated from the coding sequence ATGGGCATGGCGATGCAGCCGTCAGCGCTGCTACCGGAGATCTGCCTGCTCGTCGGGGCGCTCGTGACCCTGCTCGGCGGCTCGTTCCTGCCCCGCCGGCGCCAGTGGGTGGCCCGGCTCGTCGCCGTCGTCGCCCTGCTCGCCTCGTCCGCAGCGACGCTGGTCGCTGCGGGCGACCCGGCACTCTTGGTCTACACCGACACCTTCGCCGTCGACGATGCCACCACCGCCGCCCGTCTGGTCGTCGCGGCCGGGACGCTGCTGGTCATCGGCCTCGGCGTGGACGAGCTCACCGGCGCCCGGCAGGAGAGCGAGACGTACACGCTGCTGCTGCTGTCGGCGCTGGGAGCCGTCGTGATGGCGGGCGCGGCAGACCTGCTGGTCCTCGCAGTCGGCTTCCTGCTGGCCAGCATCCCGCTGTACGGCCTGATCGGGATGTCCCGCACCGCCCGCGCGGCCGAGGCGGCGCTCAAGACGTACCTGCTCGGCGCCCTGTTCGGCATCACCATGCTGCTGGGCGTCACCGTCCTGTTCGGCGTCGGTGGCACGACGACCTACACCTCGTTGACCGCGGGCCTGCAGGACGCGCCGGCCGCAGCGGTCGCCGTGGGCGTCGTCGCGGTCCTGGCCGGTCTGATGTTCAAGGCCGGGGCCGTGCCGGGCCACTTCTGGGTGCCGGACGCCGCCCAGGGCGCCGGCACCACCGCCGCCGCCTTCCTCACCACCCTGCCCAAGGTCGGCGCCGTGATCGCGGCCTACCGCCTGGTCGAAGTCGTGGCCGGCGCCGCTGGCACCGGTCTGCTCGTCGCTGGTGTGGCCGTGCTCGGCATGACGCTGGGCAACCTCGCCGCCTTCGCCCAGACCGACCCGCGTCGGCTGCTGGGCTGGTCGACCGTGAGCCAGGTCGGGTACCTGCTGGTGCCCGTCGCCGTGGCGGGCCGCAGCGACCTTGCCCTGCCCTCGTTGCTGCTGTACCTGGCCGCCTACGCCGTCACCAACCTCGCCGCCTTCGCCGTGGTGGCCGCGCTGCCGGAGCGCCGGACGCTCGCCGAATACCGAGGCCTCGGCCGGCACCGGCCCTGGCTCGCCGGCGCACTGCTGGTGAGCCTGCTCGGGCTGGTCGGGACGCCCCCGACAGCGGTCTTCGTCGGCAAGCTGACCACCGCCAGCGCCGCCTGGGACGGCGGCCTGCCCTGGCTGGCGGTCGCCGTCCTCGTCAACACCCTCCTCAGCCTCTTCTACTACCTGCGCTGGCTCGCGCCCGTCGTGGCCCGCACCGACCCGCACGCCACCGCACCGGCACCGAGGCCGTTCGCCGAGGTGGCGGCCCTCCTGGCCGCAGCTGCGAGCCTGCTGCTGGGTCTCATGTCCGGGGTGCTCCTGAGCCCCTGGTCGTGA
- a CDS encoding NADH-quinone oxidoreductase subunit M, translated as MLSTIVFLPLLASVVLAGLPRLGDRAARWTWVVASLVELALVGVVWARYQTPAPGTLAFEEQVPWIPGVGSSYHVGVDGLSLPLVALTAVVFAACAVYALREQDRPRLQAALFLFLQSMCLGLFVAADLIVFFVFFDLSIVGMYFAIAGWGHGQAARSALKFFLYTFLGSLALLLGFIGLYVSSRPRTFDMVELAANPPLVDDGLVGGLVLAAVLLGLAVKTPTVPFHTWLPPAHTDAPAVGSAVLAGVLLKMGTYGFVRIAMPMLPDAWRDWAWVIIAVGIVSVLYGALVALAQTDLKRMIAYTSVNHMGYVVLAVGAAGLVAGTDEQARAVAVTGAVTQMVSHGLITGALFLLAGVLHDRAATYDMGAYGGLARPAPRFAACFAVAAFASLGLPGFSGFIAEFQVFAGAIAAAPVAAIALPGILITAALFLRAIQRLLTGPTTGASVGFTDLRAAELWSVVPLLGLALLIGVLPRTLLDVVEPASEVVVQLVGR; from the coding sequence GTGCTCAGCACCATCGTCTTCCTGCCCCTGCTCGCTTCGGTCGTCCTCGCGGGCCTGCCACGGCTGGGTGACCGTGCCGCCCGCTGGACGTGGGTCGTCGCCAGCCTGGTCGAGCTGGCGCTGGTGGGGGTCGTCTGGGCCCGCTACCAGACCCCCGCCCCCGGCACGCTCGCCTTCGAGGAGCAGGTCCCGTGGATCCCCGGGGTGGGGAGCAGCTACCACGTGGGCGTCGACGGTCTGTCGCTGCCGTTGGTCGCGCTCACGGCCGTGGTGTTCGCCGCGTGCGCGGTGTACGCGCTGCGGGAGCAGGACCGGCCCCGGCTGCAGGCCGCGCTGTTCCTGTTCCTGCAGTCGATGTGCCTCGGCCTGTTCGTCGCCGCGGACCTCATCGTGTTCTTCGTCTTCTTCGACCTGTCCATCGTCGGCATGTACTTCGCCATCGCCGGCTGGGGCCACGGCCAGGCCGCACGCTCGGCGCTGAAGTTCTTCCTCTACACCTTCCTCGGCTCCCTCGCCCTGCTGCTGGGGTTCATCGGTCTCTACGTCAGCTCACGGCCCCGCACCTTCGACATGGTCGAGCTCGCCGCGAACCCCCCGCTGGTCGACGACGGCCTCGTCGGAGGGCTGGTCCTGGCCGCGGTGCTGCTCGGACTGGCCGTCAAGACGCCTACCGTGCCGTTCCACACCTGGCTGCCGCCGGCCCACACCGACGCCCCGGCCGTCGGCTCGGCCGTGCTGGCCGGCGTCCTGCTGAAGATGGGCACGTACGGCTTCGTCCGGATCGCCATGCCCATGCTCCCGGACGCCTGGCGCGACTGGGCCTGGGTGATCATCGCCGTCGGCATCGTGTCGGTCCTCTACGGGGCGCTGGTCGCCCTGGCCCAGACCGACCTCAAGCGGATGATCGCCTACACCTCCGTCAACCACATGGGCTACGTCGTGCTCGCGGTCGGTGCGGCGGGCCTTGTCGCGGGAACCGACGAGCAGGCCCGCGCCGTCGCGGTCACCGGCGCCGTCACCCAGATGGTCAGCCACGGGCTGATCACCGGCGCCCTGTTCCTGCTCGCCGGGGTGCTCCACGACCGCGCCGCCACCTACGACATGGGCGCCTACGGCGGGCTCGCCCGACCGGCGCCCCGATTCGCGGCCTGCTTCGCCGTCGCGGCGTTCGCCTCGCTCGGCCTGCCCGGGTTCAGCGGGTTCATCGCCGAGTTCCAGGTCTTCGCCGGCGCGATCGCCGCCGCCCCCGTGGCCGCGATCGCCCTGCCCGGCATCCTGATCACCGCCGCGCTGTTCCTGCGAGCCATCCAGCGGCTGCTCACCGGGCCGACTACCGGCGCCTCGGTGGGGTTCACCGACCTGCGCGCGGCGGAGCTGTGGTCGGTGGTGCCGCTGCTGGGCCTGGCCCTGCTCATCGGGGTCCTGCCCCGGACGCTGCTGGACGTCGTGGAGCCCGCCTCCGAGGTGGTCGTCCAGCTGGTCGGGCGGTAG
- a CDS encoding proton-conducting transporter membrane subunit yields the protein MTATQATQAALWALLLLPALAGAALCLAGSRAERVAAPAALLVATGLVVLAGVVTLGGPEVSVPFVAGGRFGLAVDPLSAVVVPTVALVSLLVLAFAAADVRTGRHRFHGLMLLFASAVELTATATTLPALLLGWEVMGATSFALIGHAWHEQHRVSSGTVAFLMTRTGDLGLYAAAAAVLAGTGSMRLADLPTLEGPWLHVAAAGVLVAALGKAAQLPFSAWLSRAMDGPSPVSALLHSAAMVAMGGYLLLRTAPLLAASGWAATTAAWAGALTALLLGAVAVGQRDLKQLLAASTAAQLGFVVLGAGVSAVAAGTAHLVAHAATKALLFLVAGAWLSALGTKQLTALQGVARRWPVVGVSATVGALALAGVAPLSLWATKDEVLAAALGASPALYVVGLAAAALSAAYAGKILFVLWRRAPDDVEAGYDLEEQGTRHVGPAEQVPLVVLAVGAALLGVLALPPLGEVLRERLDAGPFATAGVAELIGSAALALVVLAAVARWGLPEPRLLRDWLDLERATDVLVVRPVLRLAGALARFDDHVLDATIDRTVGAVLNLASAAAVADDRYVDGAVRTSARGGDAVAALTARTDDRAVDGAVESIARQVRRLGGLARAPQTGQLHQYYLQVAATLAVGVVVLLVVR from the coding sequence ATGACCGCCACGCAGGCCACGCAGGCCGCACTGTGGGCTCTTCTCCTGCTGCCGGCGCTGGCGGGGGCCGCGCTCTGCCTGGCCGGGTCCCGTGCCGAGCGCGTCGCGGCACCGGCCGCGCTCCTGGTCGCCACCGGCCTCGTCGTGCTGGCGGGCGTGGTGACGCTCGGGGGCCCGGAGGTGTCGGTGCCGTTCGTGGCCGGCGGCCGGTTCGGACTGGCGGTGGACCCGCTGTCGGCGGTCGTCGTCCCCACCGTGGCCCTGGTGAGCCTGCTCGTCCTCGCGTTCGCAGCCGCCGACGTCCGGACCGGTCGCCACCGCTTCCACGGCCTCATGCTGCTGTTTGCCTCCGCGGTGGAGCTCACCGCGACCGCCACCACGCTGCCCGCGCTGCTTCTGGGCTGGGAAGTGATGGGCGCGACCTCCTTTGCGCTCATCGGCCACGCCTGGCACGAGCAGCACCGGGTCTCCTCGGGCACCGTCGCGTTCCTCATGACCCGCACCGGCGACCTAGGTCTGTACGCCGCGGCCGCCGCCGTGCTCGCCGGGACCGGCAGCATGCGCCTGGCCGACCTGCCGACGCTCGAGGGCCCGTGGCTGCACGTCGCTGCCGCGGGCGTTCTGGTGGCGGCGCTCGGCAAGGCCGCGCAGCTGCCGTTCTCGGCGTGGCTGTCTCGCGCCATGGACGGCCCCAGCCCCGTCAGCGCGCTGCTGCACTCCGCGGCCATGGTCGCCATGGGCGGGTACCTCCTGCTGCGGACCGCCCCCCTGCTGGCCGCGAGCGGCTGGGCCGCGACCACCGCCGCCTGGGCGGGCGCCTTGACCGCCCTGCTGCTCGGTGCGGTGGCCGTCGGGCAGCGGGACCTCAAGCAGCTGCTGGCCGCCTCCACCGCGGCCCAGCTGGGCTTCGTCGTGCTCGGCGCCGGCGTGTCGGCGGTGGCGGCGGGGACGGCGCACCTCGTCGCGCACGCCGCGACCAAGGCGCTGCTGTTCCTGGTGGCCGGGGCGTGGCTGTCGGCGCTGGGCACCAAGCAGCTGACCGCCCTGCAGGGCGTCGCCCGGCGCTGGCCGGTCGTCGGCGTCAGCGCCACGGTGGGCGCGCTGGCCCTGGCCGGTGTCGCCCCGTTGTCGCTGTGGGCGACCAAGGACGAGGTCCTCGCCGCCGCGCTGGGCGCTTCCCCGGCCCTGTACGTCGTGGGTCTGGCCGCCGCAGCGCTGTCCGCCGCCTACGCCGGGAAGATCCTCTTCGTCCTGTGGCGTCGGGCCCCGGACGACGTCGAGGCCGGCTACGACCTCGAGGAGCAGGGCACCCGCCACGTCGGCCCCGCCGAGCAGGTGCCGCTGGTCGTGCTCGCCGTCGGCGCCGCGCTGCTCGGGGTCCTGGCCCTGCCCCCTCTCGGCGAGGTGCTCCGCGAGCGTCTGGACGCCGGACCTTTCGCCACCGCCGGGGTCGCGGAGCTCATCGGCTCCGCGGCCCTTGCCCTGGTCGTGCTGGCGGCCGTCGCCCGCTGGGGCCTGCCGGAACCGCGCCTCCTGCGCGACTGGCTGGACCTGGAACGGGCCACCGACGTTCTGGTCGTGCGTCCGGTGCTGCGGCTGGCCGGGGCCCTGGCCCGCTTCGACGACCACGTCCTGGACGCGACGATCGACCGTACGGTCGGCGCCGTGCTGAACCTGGCGTCCGCCGCCGCCGTCGCCGACGACCGCTACGTCGACGGCGCCGTGCGGACCTCCGCCCGCGGCGGCGACGCCGTCGCCGCCCTCACCGCGCGCACCGACGACCGGGCCGTGGACGGGGCGGTGGAGTCCATCGCCCGCCAGGTGCGTCGCCTCGGCGGGCTCGCCCGGGCGCCGCAGACCGGTCAGCTGCACCAGTACTACCTCCAGGTCGCCGCGACGCTCGCGGTCGGCGTCGTCGTGCTCCTGGTCGTGAGGTGA
- a CDS encoding NADH-quinone oxidoreductase subunit NuoK encodes MTLEAVLVVAAALFSVGLYGAISQQVVVMVMMGLELMLNGVILAAAGFWWFLSPDPTGQVLLLVVIAAMTLEMAMGFAVATLLHRSRNSDMTDMATDLSR; translated from the coding sequence ATGACTCTCGAGGCGGTCCTGGTCGTCGCGGCGGCGCTGTTCAGCGTCGGGCTCTACGGCGCCATCTCCCAGCAGGTGGTCGTCATGGTGATGATGGGCCTGGAGCTCATGCTCAACGGCGTCATCCTCGCCGCGGCCGGCTTCTGGTGGTTCCTGTCACCGGACCCGACCGGGCAGGTGCTGCTGCTGGTGGTGATCGCGGCGATGACGCTGGAGATGGCGATGGGGTTCGCCGTGGCCACGCTGCTGCACCGCTCCCGGAACAGCGACATGACGGACATGGCCACGGACCTGTCCCGATGA
- a CDS encoding NADH-quinone oxidoreductase subunit J, with protein sequence MGGTEVLESVVFWVLAVVAVASGVVVFRVDSMARATYALAVSFVAVGLALLLVDLHYIGIITVLMMMMEMAVMAVYMVMFMGMNPALMPMSMVHDNRAAIAAAVATFVVLAGGALLVPWPSRREPEPGAVLGSAAELGEAIMGSHMLVMLTVSPAMLATIVAGVVLAQARGRYDRLGDDLDRRPADDPQPGGVGR encoded by the coding sequence GTGGGAGGTACTGAGGTGCTCGAGTCGGTGGTGTTCTGGGTGCTCGCGGTGGTCGCGGTCGCCTCGGGCGTGGTGGTGTTCCGGGTGGACTCCATGGCCCGGGCCACGTACGCCCTGGCGGTGTCGTTCGTCGCCGTGGGGCTGGCCCTGCTGCTGGTCGACCTGCATTACATCGGCATCATCACCGTGCTCATGATGATGATGGAGATGGCCGTCATGGCCGTCTACATGGTCATGTTCATGGGCATGAACCCGGCGCTGATGCCGATGAGCATGGTCCACGACAACCGCGCCGCCATCGCCGCAGCCGTCGCCACGTTCGTGGTGCTGGCCGGCGGCGCCCTGCTGGTGCCGTGGCCGTCCCGACGGGAACCGGAACCCGGCGCTGTCTTGGGCTCTGCGGCGGAGCTGGGCGAGGCAATCATGGGCTCGCACATGCTCGTCATGCTCACGGTGAGCCCCGCCATGCTGGCCACGATCGTCGCCGGTGTCGTCCTGGCCCAGGCGCGGGGCCGCTACGACCGCCTCGGGGACGACCTGGACCGTCGACCGGCCGACGACCCTCAGCCGGGAGGTGTCGGCCGATGA
- a CDS encoding NADH-quinone oxidoreductase subunit H produces the protein MPPTPHDWSPRGWRVVEPVVGALVVAVLLGGLALAAASLDGVLAARGRSSGMAAGWSAPLAEAARLMRQRRRTIVAADVLLWRVGGAALLVLALLKAVVVPVGGRSVADLAVGVVWFNAMDVTVWAAVWLLGWGANSAHALVGGYRFLAQGLAYELPLMFALTAPAVAAGSLRLAEVEAAQQGGAWFVLWMPVAFAVFCLGVVAFSVWGPLSVPAGVDVAGGVLAELSGVDRLLVLAGRYALLAAGAAFAVPMFLGGADGPVLPGWAWFGLKVVLLLALLVALRRHLPVLRPDRFVEVGWLVLLPAVLLQVLVVSVVAVWRY, from the coding sequence GTGCCCCCGACACCGCACGACTGGTCACCGCGGGGGTGGAGGGTGGTTGAACCCGTGGTCGGGGCTCTGGTGGTGGCCGTGCTGCTTGGAGGCCTCGCGTTGGCGGCGGCTTCCCTGGACGGCGTCCTGGCCGCCCGAGGTCGGTCGAGCGGTATGGCGGCGGGGTGGTCGGCGCCGCTGGCCGAGGCCGCCCGGTTGATGCGGCAGAGGCGCCGGACCATCGTCGCGGCCGACGTGCTGCTGTGGCGCGTCGGGGGGGCGGCGCTGCTGGTCCTGGCGCTGCTGAAGGCGGTGGTGGTGCCCGTGGGTGGCCGTTCCGTGGCCGACCTCGCGGTCGGGGTGGTCTGGTTCAACGCGATGGACGTCACGGTGTGGGCGGCCGTCTGGCTGCTCGGCTGGGGGGCCAATTCCGCGCACGCGCTCGTCGGCGGGTACCGGTTCCTGGCCCAGGGCCTGGCCTACGAGCTGCCGCTGATGTTCGCCCTCACCGCCCCGGCGGTCGCGGCCGGCAGCCTGCGCCTGGCCGAGGTGGAGGCCGCTCAGCAGGGCGGCGCGTGGTTCGTGCTGTGGATGCCGGTCGCCTTCGCCGTGTTCTGCCTCGGCGTCGTCGCCTTCTCGGTGTGGGGGCCGCTGTCGGTCCCCGCCGGGGTCGACGTGGCCGGCGGCGTGCTGGCCGAGCTGTCCGGGGTGGACCGGTTGCTCGTGCTGGCCGGGCGCTACGCGCTGCTGGCGGCCGGGGCGGCCTTCGCCGTCCCGATGTTCCTGGGCGGCGCCGACGGCCCGGTCCTGCCGGGCTGGGCCTGGTTCGGCCTCAAGGTCGTGCTGCTGCTGGCGTTGCTGGTGGCGTTGCGCCGTCACCTGCCGGTGCTGCGGCCCGACCGCTTCGTGGAGGTGGGCTGGCTCGTGCTCCTCCCGGCGGTCCTCCTGCAGGTGCTCGTGGTGTCCGTCGTCGCGGTCTGGAGGTACTGA
- a CDS encoding NADH-quinone oxidoreductase subunit A, producing MSQYGGVLAMLVVALLCVVAAYLAHRVTAVEARPVEARPFLSGHEPRQHALSRFHVRWYPVTLVFLAFDVEMLFMYPWAVVVAASGSAAVVEMFAFLGVLMVAVVWAWREGALRWV from the coding sequence GTGAGCCAGTACGGCGGGGTCCTGGCCATGCTGGTCGTTGCCCTGCTCTGCGTGGTGGCGGCGTACCTCGCCCACCGGGTGACGGCGGTGGAGGCTCGGCCTGTCGAGGCCCGGCCGTTCCTGTCGGGGCACGAGCCGAGGCAGCATGCGCTGTCCCGGTTCCACGTGCGCTGGTACCCGGTGACGCTGGTCTTCCTGGCCTTCGACGTCGAGATGCTGTTCATGTACCCGTGGGCGGTGGTCGTCGCCGCCTCGGGTAGCGCGGCGGTGGTCGAGATGTTCGCGTTCCTGGGCGTCCTCATGGTCGCGGTCGTCTGGGCGTGGCGGGAGGGCGCTCTGCGATGGGTATGA